The segment AGCATTCACATTTGGAGAAGAGGTTGGAATTGAGAAAACTTCTGTgtctttttccttcttgtcTTCAAGTTTTGGAGAGGACGAATTTAGAGGTTGTTGAGGAGGTCTCCTTGGAACTGGTCTTCTATTGGAAATCATTCTCGGATTCGAAGCGAGCGTAGGATTATCGGATTCTTTTTCGTCCGTTGAATCGTCCTTCTTCTTATCTTGTACGTCTAGGTCATCCATATCTTCGGTGTCACTCGAATTTCCAACATTATCCTTGTACCATCTACCTATCTTCTtaattgaatttttgaagtatttTTTAGATTTGGTGGAGTTTTCAGAACTGGAGGCATCATCATTCGCAGCTGTTGCGACCGCTGTCTGACTTGTAGCATTTGTTACTCCAGTTAGGTCGACAACGTCCTTTAGAttgtctttctttctttctggCCGTAGGACTTTCTTGATTCGACTCTGAGATTTTGTCCCACCTTCCTGAAGTGCAACTAAATGATCCCTAGCGCTGGTGTTCGTGCCTGCGGCTGCTGCCGCAGTGCGTGCCCTCTCTACTGTTTCAGGATCCTGTTCCTCCCAAATACCACCCCTGTAAATTTCATTAGGTGTTGGATAGAAAACGATATCATCCATATACGGCACAACTAGGGACTCCTTTACAGCTTCCGCAAACTTACTCTTGATAGCGTTGGTAACGACGTTATACGATAATTTACTTGAACTCACGATAGgctcaatttcaaaatccaTTATAGGCTCAGAGCGGAAGGCATACCAGACTCTATTAGATGGAGGTGGTTTGATTAGGAATAAAAGCGGACCGGAaaattctttaatttttataGATAATTGCAAGGAAACCTCTCTTTGTTTGAAATGCGATCCTAAGTTAATGTTCGCCTTTGTCGCAATGATGATTGTTAAGTTTCCCTTATACTGAACATCGATGGCAATCTTGGTAGAACCCTCAGGAGATAATTCTAATAGCTCAGGAGAAGTGAACAATGGTGCGCTATCACCCACGTCGACCTTTTCAACAACCAAATCGTCCAAAAATCCTggagtttttattttattcaaCTTCTTGCAGATTTTCTCATGAATGAACTTATTCAAAGTATCGGTTTGTTGCAAAGAGAGGAATAATCTCCCAAGGAGAGCATTCAGCCATTTCGTGGTCAGCTGATTCTCAGTGGAATTGATATCCTGAATCAACTGTAGCATATCCTTTGTATTCAAATGAGCTGCGTTAGCTGAAACACTAGGGTTCAATAAATCCGCTGAGGATGTGTTATTGTTCTTTGAGGCATTGATCAACTGATAGTACCAATCCTCTTTATCCATGttattatcaaaatataaaaagaattgGTTAGAACTATGAAACTGCGATTTATATTCATGTGTAGTATCATTGTTTGAGATATCGCCATTTTTGGACTCTGCACTACTGAGTGGATCGAAATGTGGTAAGATGACGTTATGATTTTTAGAGTCTATGGAAACGAGGTCATTCTTGAAAATAGCAATACAGGTTCTCTTGGTGAAAAGCGACGCATCAAGCAATTCCTCCTTGCCCGTTTCATCGTAACGGGGCCAGATGGTAACGAATCTGTTTTGTAAAGATATGGCATGAACCAGATTCGCATTCTGAGAATCATCCTTATATAAAAACAAATTACCGTGTCTTAACACCgcaaaaaaattttgcttttttttcaagtctGTTCTTTCCAAGATCTGCTCCTGAAGTGCAGTGTCAGAATCCTTGTTGTTATTagcatttttcaaaattgcAGCCACCTCGGaagaatgataataatactGCTTCGTTACAGTAACCCAACCCTTGTTGAAAACTTTGACGCCCAATTGCTCTTCTAACTTGCCAGCTTTAAAGTCTGGGTCTATCCCGTTGACTAAAAGTCTACTTTTTTCGTCAACTTTCTCTCCTTTATTATGATCTaacaccttcttctttgctgATTTAAAGTTACTGTACAATACATGAACTTTATAAATAGTGTACAGGACTAAAGGCAAAAATGTTACACCACCGAACAAGTAAACTGCgaaaaatatcttcaagCTAGTCATAACGGACTTTCAATGAtgttttacttttccttctctGTTATCTGATGCGTTTACATCCctccttcttcttattCTTGAACATTATTTTAAAGAGGGATCTACGGAGAAAGTTAAACGGAAAAATGTGGAAAATGTGCCAAAATTAATTAGGTTTAAAAGCGGTAGATCAAGACGAAAAAGAAGTGAGAGTCATTTCACAGATTACAAAAGACGCAAGAGAAGGCGAGTGTTGTTAAACTAGTTTCTCAGAGTCATTAAATcagttattttttattttgtagTCATCAATTGGTCCCTTCGTTAAAGGGACTAATCTAGTACAGTgtgaatataaaaaaaatcatcatAGTAAACTAGTTCAACAGTCTCTTTTATCATTCAAATCAACTGATAAGAAATAACATGAAATAAGAAACACGTTTCCGCAAAAATCAGATGTCTTGTGACCAATCATCAATTCTCCACCAAAAAACCGTAGTGCCATCAACACCGCTCctttaaaaatttgtaCACAAAAGAACGATGCAAAGTAGATGGCGGTTCTCCAGCAGATACTAATATGTCCGCCCGGTCGACAACAAATCATCATATTGAAAGGGAAATTATAAATGTTCCTGCAAGCAtagaaaagataataatggAGATAAAACGTACTGTTTTCTGTCTTTTCATAGTACCCCTCATACAAGGCTGAAACTTAACGAAAATGGGTTGTCGACATATAGTTAAACCACTATTCAGTCGGAACAATTGGTATAATAATAGATTTTAATCATAGAGGTACTACTACACAGAAAAAAtggccaaaaaaaaaaaaaaattcgcGTATTATCTTTTCCGAGAGACCTACTGGTCGCTCAATCTGCTTCTGAATGGATCATTATCATTGACAATGGTGTTACcattttgttcttcgtTTGCTCTTATTCAAGAATAAGTTGAAGAGTtgtggaaagaaaaaaatagaaacaaTCTTGTGCTTTTATACGTTATTTAAGATGCGCATCACCCGCATGCGCATCATTTTTTAGGGCTCATACTAGAGTGCTTTATTAGTATTACTATATCTAGTACTAATGCTATATTATACTACGTCTCTTCCACATGGCAGTAAAGTAGGAGCTCCGTGTGTACTCCAGTGCGGGCTAACGAGTCGTAGTCGAATTTGGTAGGTAGGTACTTGTTATCGGAAAGACGGTATAACTCGCGGGATACTTGCTTGTTGACGTTCTTGTAGGCATCTCTGAATCGTAGTAGTGGTAGGGGGTATTGGTCGAGCGCTCGTCGTACATGCACCTGAATTTGTTGCTTAACATTTCGTATTCTCTCATATATTTGCTGTGTCTTGACACTGTGCTTATCGCGTACTTCACCGGCAAAGATCATACAATTTCTGGAGTCGTAGCTAGCAACTTGGCCGTCGTTAGCACCCATGTGTAGTTCGAGCAACTCATTAGATCGGCAATCTGCGCACTCGTGCCATGTGCTGCATTCGCCCACCTCATAAGCTAAACCACGCAAACATGTTTCGTGATATATTGCTTCGCATTCCTGGCAATATAGATTTGGTTGAGAGCCATTTGTGTCTCCGCATATGCCGCACTCGATCATGTTGATACTATTCATTACGACTCTATCTTGAAACATTTCGCTGATAATATCTATTTCTTGCTCTTGTTGTTCTTCGTCTTGCTCATTTCCTGCGTCAGTGGTTACAGCCTCCACGTACTCGATAGCGCTCTTAATCATAAACCCCATCCTCAAATTTATAGAGACTGCATGTTGCCCCTCACCGACTTCCAAGTAGTTGGATTCAATTCTGCAGATAGGACATTTCAAATCGATGCTGTACTTGTGCCACTCTCTTATACAATTTAAGTGAAACTGGTGCCTGCAAACTTCTAACCGGCCAAACTGCTTATATTCTTGATCGATTTCCAAACAAATGGGACActcttccatttttcatATGACGCTTGAATATTTGACTTTGATGGTCTGATTTATCTCTTGGTTAGttccttttctgtttttttttcattttttttttcatttcctaTTGCTCTGTATATATATTGATTGCCACTTCTGACTTGATACGCCATCCAATATGAAAAAGGgatatatgaaaaaatagcTAAGCACATAGATAAATAACATGTCCCGCCACCAGTTTGATTTAATAATGTGTTTGAAGCAGCCTGGCGTACAGACAGGTCTTCTCTGTGAAAAATGTGATGGCAAATGCCCCATTTGCGACTCCTACGTGAGGCCCAAAAGGAAGGTTAGAGTATGTGAAAATTGCTCGTTCGGTAAACAGGCTAAAAATTGCATCATTTGCAACTTGAATGTCGGGGTCAGTGATGCATTTTATTGCTGGGAGTGCTGTCGCTTGGGGAAAGACAAAGATGGCTGTCCTAGGATCCTGAACATTGGTAGCAATAAGCTGGATAGACATTtcgagaaaaagaaaaaagtatagTACATACATATAAACGACGttaaaatattaataaataaCAGGCATACACAACTTACACTACagttttcttccttctATTCGTTACTATGTTCATCGTGGCGAGAGTCGCACGCACACACCTGTAAACTATCTTCGTTGAATAGGAAGCTTTCctcaatatcatcaataacatcattatcatcattattaccTCGATCCTCCTCTCCTACTTTATCATCGtgtaaaatattctttccaGCTTGTCGTTTGCCAGTCACATCTTTTATGATATTAACAAACagttcatttcttttgatttcataGATTAGCCAATCCATTTTGACAGCCAGCTGTCTTATGCGGTTTATCATATCCGTCCTAGTTTTGGTGCTAATAGGCACACATTTCCCCATCAACATCAGAATACTTtcacttttctttaatttctcCCATTTTGCTGCTTTGATAGACTGCAgtctttcaattctttccGTAACagtaatttttcttttattacaAATTGTGTTTGCTATACTACCAATTTCCACGTAGCATCCGTCATACGCTGAAAACAAGTTAATTGAATCAATCCAGTTGTCTCTTTCATACTTAGTGGCGCACTTCCAGATAAAATTTCGATGACATGTATGCAAGTATAACAAACAATCAGCATTTTCGTCTTGAAGAATCGGGAACTCGTTCTTCTCAGAGAGatcctcttcatcattatcaatgtATGAACTTACTTGATCCTCTGAACTGGAAGAGCCATCTGTTTCACTTTCGCTGTTACTCACGCTGTTGGTACTATCAGTAGGGCTAGTACtattttcctcttcatctgaGGATGTGTCAAAAACTCCTTCATTCCGTCTAGTAGTGCCACTTGAAACCGCCGTATTGTTTATATGATTACCTGTAGAATTATGCTCTGTATATGCAAGCACCAAGCTAGAGAAATGCGACTTTCCCAATGAATCTCGTTCACTGTCTGCAAACAAACCGTTGTAAACATCAATTGTGCTTCCTGGAACAAAGGAAAATCCTGATTTAAAATCAATTATATAGTTTGAAGTTCCTGATTTTGGAtctttcatcatttgtGGATTTATCCAGTCCATTTTATCACAGATTAACAATCCAAATGATGTTAATATGGCAAATTCCTTTTTCCAATGAATCTTTCCAGAATTCACgatagaaaattttctactGGGCATGCCTAGATTCATTATTCCCCCCATTTGGAGAATTTTGCAGTACTTATAGTCCGAATTCTTGAACCCAGACCTGGTATTATCATTCAGAATTTCGAAATTTGGTAAATTTAGTTTATTCAGTTGACTTTTATGAAAGCGTAAATAACCGCCTTTAGTGTCATTCATAATACTGTAATACTTTTCGTATCTGTGTTCTTCCTTTCTCAACAAATCTATTTTCAAGGATTTTTTACTCCAATATTTTGAGACCTCTGGAAATAAATTTACTTCATTTAATGAGTCATTTATGATGTGGAAATAAACGTTAATGTCATCTTGCACCAAGGTAGCATTCCCGCTAGAACTAGAGCTTGGATTGTATGAAAAATAGGACGATATTGAGTTTGAGGCCGGCCTATTGCTATTGTTGTGGGTAAGTCCAAGGTTTATTCCATTTGTAGCCCCTGGCGTGTTAGGTGCACCAGatgaaattgttgtagATGGAACTACACTAGACCCACTATTTGAGTTTGTTAATGGATAGAGGTTGGGTGAGAGTGAGAATTCCTTAGATAATAAGCTACCTCTTCTTATCATATCTAGAGGAGAATACATGGAATTTGAAGATAACGTGATAGCGAAATTTGTGTCAAATGCATCTTTGTCAAAAATGCTCTCATCCAAAGTCATTGGTGACATCATAAAATAATTAAACTTCGGTGACTCTTTGGCTGTCACATTTTCAtagaaatatatcaaaatatCTATAGGAATCTCGTTGCCGTTTGAGTATTTGTCATTATGGACTAAATCCACAAAATCATGCTTTGATAttttgcttttattgttagGGTTGAAATAGTCTGTATGCAACATTAATAAGGAAAAAGTAATGAAATAAACTTGTTCTGCATTGTACCAGGAGCAatcaattcctttttttttagaatgGCTCTTTTGTGATTTATAGTATGTAATGCTAAATGCCATAATCAACCTATCAATTTGTTGTGCTTCTTTTGGTAGCTCCAGAAACATGAGGAGTTTTCTCAGAGCTATGTCTAAGGGGTCGTTTTTGAATTCGAAGCAATTTGATAGTAGATAGCttaaacaattttttctaaactcatcttccttttcagtTAAAATGACCCCGATAAACTTCCCATATGGCGCTAATTTGaccaaaaaatctttgcaAGAATCACTGAATGCAGGGGCAGGAACTGGTGGTAAATCATCCAACGAAATATTCAGTTTCTGCTGtagctgttgttgttgttgaagatTCTGTTGTTTAGAAGACGATAAACTAGAGGAGCGAATATTAACGAAACTACTCAAGGCATTAACAATAGAACTACTTCTTCTTGACATACCTGTTATAGTTGAATTCGCattgcttttattgttgtAAACTGAAGCAGGGCCTGATCCATGAGGAAAGCACAGTTTGTTGTCGTAACTTTCATTTTCGATGGACTTTCTCTTACAGCATTTGTTCTGAACAAAAGAAGTACTTTGCGATCTAGACCTTGATAACATCTGATGGTCTGAATTATTTACTTCCACATTGTGTGTATCATTGCATATGATATTGTTATCATCGGAGGGAAAGGCTTGGTGCAACCTCAAGTTGTCTGGGGCGGCAATATTTGGAGTTATCTCATCAATACTTCTAATGAATGAAGAAGGAGAGGgcaatttcttgtttttagTTGTGTTGTTCTTGTTTATATAATCGAATACATCAACAGTTCTACTGCGCCTCCTTCCAAACctcttctttgatatcTCATTTTGTTGTTTCGCCAGTTCAATTTGAGGAGTTGCATCAATTGGAATGGCATGCAACGGATTGAATTtcattgatgatgatgatgacgatgatgatgcaACAACGGTCCTTTTTGAAGGGTTGAAGTATCGTGAAGCCGTAGTAGACGAACCCACGGAAGAAGATGTAGATATCCTGCTTACTGTAGGAAGAGTTGGAGTTAATCTTTCACCGTTAAGAAAGAACTGTTCTTGTGATTTTCTATAATCTCTTGAAAATCTACTAGAAGTGGGAAATTTTTCCATGGTAGGTTTCACAGGGCTAAGTGAAAGAGAGGTTTGTTTTGAGTTTCGCTTTATATTATCGGGTCCAGAATTAACTAGTGTAGTCCTCTCGAGACTAAGCTTGGGACCTCTCTCCATCAAATCTAAGTCATTTTCGGATTTGAAAGTCTTCTCTTCTAAATTTTGTCCACTACTGAGGTGTTGTGCAACCACAGTCTCATCGTCTCCAGAATCTTTTTCACTGCTTGATCTAAAATTTAGATCTAACCTTCCCATTTTGCGCCGTATTCTGCTTAATTTGCTGTGTTTTTTAGTACGCTCAAATTGTCTTGGATTTGATTTATCGTCATCATTATTGGTATGTTCCTGTATTTCAGCAAGTTGAATAAAAGGACTCCTATAACTTTCGTGTTCTCTGATTTTACCAATGTCTGTTGAAATGCTGCTTCCGGCTTTTTTGTTGTCACTTTTATCATTACTGTGTGATTGAAGGAATTTGAGCTTGATAAGTGATGAAATAGATTGGTTCATAATTCAACAAGTACTAGTTGAAGAATTTGTGAGGATGGTAGCTAGCGAAGAGGAACTTGTGATGAAATAAAatagaataaataaaaaatgaacgtAATCAATCTCGGGACGTCAAATGGATCCGATATGCTGTATCTTTCGCCTCACCTTCCACTTGGTACTGTATATTCAGGAAGTATAATGAGCTgtcagaaaaagaaaagtaactTTTAAAAGCAGAGATCTTTGTACAATGGAACAGCTTTGTAATATGAGAGAGAAGTGTATAGATTAAGTTGAAAGCTGCTGCGCTTAGTCACtgttacttttttattccCTATATAACTTTTCGTaacattttcaacatcTCCTTTACgccaaaaagaagaaaaaaaaggacgAGATGGCCTTAGGTTTTCAGTGCTAATGCCTATTTCTATCGCCTAAAATACATAATATATATGCTAACTATTGAATAAAGGGCCTTTCAAAACGCGAATAAAGCACGTTTTAAAATATCCTGCAAataattgatttctttccCACTTCtacattcttttcttcaagaagtACATCCGAGTACTTCGGATTTGGTCCAacaatataaaagaaactaaacTTTGCTTTGATATTAGAACTGAGTGCTGAGATTGCAATTGAATAAATATTGCGTTTGAAGAAGTAAAACCAAACAGGATTTCAAATGGTTACCCAAAATACGCCGATATTAAATCCAACCGAGGAGCACTATCTAAAGAGAGAATTGCTTCGATTCCAATTAGATCATGAAATTGAAGGGCTGAATAACCAGTTTGCGTTGAGAGATTTTGGGTACCCCTTCTCACCAAATGATCCAAAAGCTTCACAGCCCATTTCAAACAATGATTCATCACCAGTTCTCGGTGGCAAAAATCATTTTAGCGTAAGTTATCCTATGTTGAGCTATGTTTTGCAAGAATTTATATCTACATTCCCTTTACTGTCAACTAATCTGTTAGTTGATGAAAAGTTTTGGCAAACTAAGGTTCAAGtgttttttgaacattttATGAGTCTTGGTTTTAGCGAAAGTTACGATAGGGAGGAAGCttcaaagaggaagaaaatttcgAAAAAATTATCCAAGGTCATTCTGCTGCTCTTTAACTCTGGTGTTGGATCATCTCAAGAGCAAGCGTACTATAATGAAGATAAATTTGTTCTACAATCCGGCCAAGCGAGGAAAAGATCTAATATTGAGAAATTTGCCATGCCAACTAGGgaaaatttagaaaatttGCTGACCAACGAACCTGTTTTCATTAACGGTTGGGACATTAATATTATATCTGTGTTTGAAAAGAGTTCACGGAGATCtactgaaaaaatggaaaacgCTAGAACTCCTAAACCAACGCCAACATCTAATCCTAAAAGCCATGGTATGAAATCATTTGCGTCTACTTCTAAATGGATGAAGAATGCCTTCAACAACACTATTAACAGTACTATAAACAGTATGCCTGAATCTTCAGCATCCTTATTTTCTAAACTTTCTCTTGGTGTTCCTTCAGTTAAGAGCAATGGTTCGAGAAAACATCATCATTTCTTGATCAAAATCAAGGAGCAAAAAGACGAGGATCATAAATATGGTTGTCCcactgaatttttttatataacAAGGACTTTTAGCgatttcaaaaaactaTCGCACAATTTAAGATCAGAATTTCCAGGAAAGAAATGTCCACGCTTACCACatagaaacaaaaaagtgaCGTCGATGGTAACCAAGATAGAAGTGCTACATAATAGCCAATCTAAATCGTCAACCCGGGAAAGGATTATCAGTACTTTTGATACTGATATGCAGTCTGTGTCAGAGTCAGAtacttcttcatttttacaaccaataaatgaaatatcTACTACTGAAACAGTTCTTACAGAAAAGGAAACTGAAATATTGAGAAACAATATCCTtgatgaaatcaaagaagaagaaaatattgataagGATGAGGAAGACGGAGACGGAGAATGCGAAGAAAGTGACTTTGACGATTATAAAGATACATCAGATTCAAAAGTCAACACTTTGGTGGgtgaaaaaatgagaaCTTCATTAAGGCAATACTTGAGGAGTTTGTGTAAAGATGTGGAGATTTCCCAAAGCGTTTCTCTTCGTCGGTTCTTCTTAAATGGACCCACCTTAGATGTGAAAGACTTTAATCAGAAAATAGTTGAGGATATTAAAAATAGAGCTCTAGTTGATGTAAGTAATTTGGAGAACCAGATACGCTTTCAGCAGATGGCATTGGAAAAGTCTTTAAAATTACAAGACTCGATGAAAGACTTTAAAACTTCCTTattaaaagatgaaaagtACTTGATGAGCTTACTGGgagaaatcaaaaacaacaCAAAAGTGAAGAATCTGTCACCACTATTGCAAGACTTTGTCGAATGGTGTAAAATTTACATTTCCTCGATGATCTATCAAATGTTTCTCGGAAATGATAACAGTTATGAACTATATACGCAA is part of the Saccharomyces mikatae IFO 1815 strain IFO1815 genome assembly, chromosome: 16 genome and harbors:
- the NVJ2 gene encoding Nvj2p (similar to Saccharomyces cerevisiae NVJ2 (YPR091C); ancestral locus Anc_3.402), with the translated sequence MTSLKIFFAVYLFGGVTFLPLVLYTIYKVHVLYSNFKSAKKKVLDHNKGEKVDEKSRLLVNGIDPDFKAGKLEEQLGVKVFNKGWVTVTKQYYYHSSEVAAILKNANNNKDSDTALQEQILERTDLKKKQNFFAVLRHGNLFLYKDDSQNANLVHAISLQNRFVTIWPRYDETGKEELLDASLFTKRTCIAIFKNDLVSIDSKNHNVILPHFDPLSSAESKNGDISNNDTTHEYKSQFHSSNQFFLYFDNNMDKEDWYYQLINASKNNNTSSADLLNPSVSANAAHLNTKDMLQLIQDINSTENQLTTKWLNALLGRLFLSLQQTDTLNKFIHEKICKKLNKIKTPGFLDDLVVEKVDVGDSAPLFTSPELLELSPEGSTKIAIDVQYKGNLTIIIATKANINLGSHFKQREVSLQLSIKIKEFSGPLLFLIKPPPSNRVWYAFRSEPIMDFEIEPIVSSSKLSYNVVTNAIKSKFAEAVKESLVVPYMDDIVFYPTPNEIYRGGIWEEQDPETVERARTAAAAAGTNTSARDHLVALQEGGTKSQSRIKKVLRPERKKDNLKDVVDLTGVTNATSQTAVATAANDDASSSENSTKSKKYFKNSIKKIGRWYKDNVGNSSDTEDMDDLDVQDKKKDDSTDEKESDNPTLASNPRMISNRRPVPRRPPQQPLNSSSPKLEDKKEKDTEVFSIPTSSPNVNASKMFANKQNRKISVSSNDSQNSLEKGDPHNKTSKLESSQAFVKMTSPNLFNDGFFKQDLEFEEQREPKL
- the ASR1 gene encoding ubiquitin-protein ligase ASR1 (similar to Saccharomyces cerevisiae ASR1 (YPR093C); ancestral locus Anc_3.405): MEECPICLEIDQEYKQFGRLEVCRHQFHLNCIREWHKYSIDLKCPICRIESNYLEVGEGQHAVSINLRMGFMIKSAIEYVEAVTTDAGNEQDEEQQEQEIDIISEMFQDRVVMNSINMIECGICGDTNGSQPNLYCQECEAIYHETCLRGLAYEVGECSTWHECADCRSNELLELHMGANDGQVASYDSRNCMIFAGEVRDKHSVKTQQIYERIRNVKQQIQVHVRRALDQYPLPLLRFRDAYKNVNKQVSRELYRLSDNKYLPTKFDYDSLARTGVHTELLLYCHVEET
- the RDS3 gene encoding U2 snRNP complex subunit RDS3 (similar to Saccharomyces cerevisiae RDS3 (YPR094W); ancestral locus Anc_3.406), whose translation is MSRHQFDLIMCLKQPGVQTGLLCEKCDGKCPICDSYVRPKRKVRVCENCSFGKQAKNCIICNLNVGVSDAFYCWECCRLGKDKDGCPRILNIGSNKLDRHFEKKKKV
- the SYT1 gene encoding Arf family guanine nucleotide exchange factor SYT1 (similar to Saccharomyces cerevisiae SYT1 (YPR095C); ancestral locus Anc_3.407) encodes the protein MNQSISSLIKLKFLQSHSNDKSDNKKAGSSISTDIGKIREHESYRSPFIQLAEIQEHTNNDDDKSNPRQFERTKKHSKLSRIRRKMGRLDLNFRSSSEKDSGDDETVVAQHLSSGQNLEEKTFKSENDLDLMERGPKLSLERTTLVNSGPDNIKRNSKQTSLSLSPVKPTMEKFPTSSRFSRDYRKSQEQFFLNGERLTPTLPTVSRISTSSSVGSSTTASRYFNPSKRTVVASSSSSSSSMKFNPLHAIPIDATPQIELAKQQNEISKKRFGRRRSRTVDVFDYINKNNTTKNKKLPSPSSFIRSIDEITPNIAAPDNLRLHQAFPSDDNNIICNDTHNVEVNNSDHQMLSRSRSQSTSFVQNKCCKRKSIENESYDNKLCFPHGSGPASVYNNKSNANSTITGMSRRSSSIVNALSSFVNIRSSSLSSSKQQNLQQQQQLQQKLNISLDDLPPVPAPAFSDSCKDFLVKLAPYGKFIGVILTEKEDEFRKNCLSYLLSNCFEFKNDPLDIALRKLLMFLELPKEAQQIDRLIMAFSITYYKSQKSHSKKKGIDCSWYNAEQVYFITFSLLMLHTDYFNPNNKSKISKHDFVDLVHNDKYSNGNEIPIDILIYFYENVTAKESPKFNYFMMSPMTLDESIFDKDAFDTNFAITLSSNSMYSPLDMIRRGSLLSKEFSLSPNLYPLTNSNSGSSVVPSTTISSGAPNTPGATNGINLGLTHNNSNRPASNSISSYFSYNPSSSSSGNATLVQDDINVYFHIINDSLNEVNLFPEVSKYWSKKSLKIDLLRKEEHRYEKYYSIMNDTKGGYLRFHKSQLNKLNLPNFEILNDNTRSGFKNSDYKYCKILQMGGIMNLGMPSRKFSIVNSGKIHWKKEFAILTSFGLLICDKMDWINPQMMKDPKSGTSNYIIDFKSGFSFVPGSTIDVYNGLFADSERDSLGKSHFSSLVLAYTEHNSTGNHINNTAVSSGTTRRNEGVFDTSSDEEENSTSPTDSTNSVSNSESETDGSSSSEDQVSSYIDNDEEDLSEKNEFPILQDENADCLLYLHTCHRNFIWKCATKYERDNWIDSINLFSAYDGCYVEIGSIANTICNKRKITVTERIERLQSIKAAKWEKLKKSESILMLMGKCVPISTKTRTDMINRIRQLAVKMDWLIYEIKRNELFVNIIKDVTGKRQAGKNILHDDKVGEEDRGNNDDNDVIDDIEESFLFNEDSLQVCACDSRHDEHSNE
- the LEC1 gene encoding Lec1p (similar to Saccharomyces cerevisiae YPR097W; ancestral locus Anc_3.408) yields the protein MVTQNTPILNPTEEHYLKRELLRFQLDHEIEGLNNQFALRDFGYPFSPNDPKASQPISNNDSSPVLGGKNHFSVSYPMLSYVLQEFISTFPLLSTNLLVDEKFWQTKVQVFFEHFMSLGFSESYDREEASKRKKISKKLSKVILLLFNSGVGSSQEQAYYNEDKFVLQSGQARKRSNIEKFAMPTRENLENLLTNEPVFINGWDINIISVFEKSSRRSTEKMENARTPKPTPTSNPKSHGMKSFASTSKWMKNAFNNTINSTINSMPESSASLFSKLSLGVPSVKSNGSRKHHHFLIKIKEQKDEDHKYGCPTEFFYITRTFSDFKKLSHNLRSEFPGKKCPRLPHRNKKVTSMVTKIEVLHNSQSKSSTRERIISTFDTDMQSVSESDTSSFLQPINEISTTETVLTEKETEILRNNILDEIKEEENIDKDEEDGDGECEESDFDDYKDTSDSKVNTLVGEKMRTSLRQYLRSLCKDVEISQSVSLRRFFLNGPTLDVKDFNQKIVEDIKNRALVDVSNLENQIRFQQMALEKSLKLQDSMKDFKTSLLKDEKYLMSLLGEIKNNTKVKNLSPLLQDFVEWCKIYISSMIYQMFLGNDNSYELYTQIRRLHRLMPYTVMGQIMKFTNPIAVMKGMIELFMAQPFGGHSLLQTMFSTILTDDLKSQRVVIKELETKLVGMDPGAPVVIKCLKDFIFNNDTNDKHETELFTMEAVNVEAESMNMPVPLIILIKSAAANLIPDEVIAGLIESYSSWKLQRDDVDTLTETGEDHLGNYFAYVKDLLQLYIKEHDKQLMKQLWQDPELTQMLKAIVTMIYEPMVKIFKIARMDIALKNFEKFMSDLIKLVDDVINGQLGVSTQFNVVEEIHNLVTKHQDAFFEFIHDVYSNDSEGIFEGFITWITTIVKFLQRSKFGKPGERIDFNKLICRDNTDIDIALLKKQINDVLNKKIGARKMYKKLLDLKVKQGAKQSDKHVAGFLEKNWSDINSLVMPSSSGSFGLEDGDLVDLDLDTGDYDFLHKENEVELEKKYQDLLNLVVDESEIDRLRTQVFAQELKNYLEAQVVEK